From the Vibrio algarum genome, one window contains:
- a CDS encoding M48 family metallopeptidase, with the protein MNGLQKALLSTLTLSLIACSSSPTGRHQIIMFSDQQMNSLGAESFESMKKEQKISTDHKTIDYVQCVTNALLPYVEKQEGFTTWEVVVFDSEQVNAFALPGGKIGVYTGLLKVAENQDQLATVIGHEIAHVLADHSNERMSQAQLANVGLQVTNATLNDSEYQGVAMAALGLGVQYGVLLPYGRTQESEADIVGLEIMAKAGFNPYQSIDLWKNMAKASGGNQPPELLSTHPSHNTRIADLSQKADTLSNSNAKKPMCRL; encoded by the coding sequence GTGAATGGACTACAAAAAGCATTACTTTCGACCCTAACATTATCGCTTATCGCCTGTAGCTCATCCCCTACTGGTCGACATCAAATTATCATGTTTTCAGACCAACAGATGAATAGTCTAGGGGCTGAGTCATTTGAATCTATGAAAAAAGAACAAAAAATCAGCACTGATCATAAAACGATAGATTACGTTCAGTGTGTGACCAATGCTCTATTGCCTTACGTAGAAAAACAAGAAGGATTTACCACTTGGGAGGTGGTTGTTTTTGATAGCGAGCAGGTCAATGCCTTTGCTTTACCCGGAGGAAAAATTGGCGTGTATACAGGTTTATTAAAGGTAGCAGAGAACCAGGATCAACTTGCTACGGTTATTGGCCATGAAATCGCGCATGTATTGGCCGACCATAGCAACGAAAGAATGTCTCAAGCCCAGCTAGCTAACGTCGGACTTCAAGTTACTAACGCCACATTAAATGATAGCGAATATCAGGGAGTGGCCATGGCAGCACTCGGATTAGGAGTACAGTATGGTGTCTTATTGCCATACGGACGAACACAAGAATCAGAAGCCGATATTGTAGGTTTAGAGATCATGGCGAAGGCAGGATTCAATCCATACCAAAGTATAGATTTATGGAAAAATATGGCAAAAGCATCCGGAGGTAATCAACCTCCAGAGTTACTTTCCACCCACCCGTCGCATAACACTAGAATTGCAGATTTAAGCCAAAAAGCGGATACACTGTCTAACAGTAATGCTAAAAAACCGATGTGTAGGCTATGA
- the focA gene encoding formate transporter FocA, producing MISSNESSELKQLFSPKEMMTQAEKFAVSKTTKTTSMTISLAIMAGMFIGLAFLFYITVTTGSHSTGWGLSRFAGGLAFSMGLILIVLMGGELFTSSVLSSIAWANRQISFKRMVLIWGKVYVGNFIGAILLLMLVVAAGLYQMDSGQWGLNALNIAQHKLHHSPVEAFALGVLCNLLVCLAIWLTFSTQSAVGKAFMVMLPVAMFVSSGFEHCVANMFMVPLGILIQTIAPQSFWIQVGAEASQYSDLTFVNFITANLIPVTLGNIVGGAVLVGLSNWSIYVRPELQSAQSLSIKTTELTPSLKELAMKTNLTAIDIMNKDFYAVQADMPTELAIDALTDRKLQGAPVVNVQGKLVGFFSVHDAMVDLWCQDYLPSKGQKVVDLMSRDVVAVNEDESLVNLVEFLCIDKEQLYPTTGMGIATQFASLSLEERAKSMKINKPQTLPVLQDGALVGVVSRLEVMTELRTIYGEKMNIVNDTQVLETA from the coding sequence ATGATTTCATCAAATGAATCATCCGAACTCAAACAACTTTTCTCACCAAAAGAGATGATGACTCAAGCAGAAAAATTCGCGGTAAGCAAAACCACGAAAACAACAAGCATGACAATAAGCTTAGCTATTATGGCTGGCATGTTTATCGGCTTAGCTTTTTTGTTTTATATCACTGTAACGACTGGTAGTCATTCTACAGGTTGGGGACTTAGTCGTTTCGCTGGTGGTCTTGCGTTTAGTATGGGGCTGATTCTTATCGTGTTGATGGGGGGCGAGCTATTTACTAGTTCGGTTTTGTCCAGTATTGCTTGGGCTAATCGCCAAATTAGTTTCAAACGTATGGTTCTTATCTGGGGCAAAGTTTATGTGGGTAACTTTATTGGCGCAATATTGCTATTAATGCTTGTTGTCGCAGCCGGTCTATACCAGATGGACAGCGGTCAATGGGGACTAAATGCGCTTAATATCGCACAGCATAAATTGCACCATTCACCAGTAGAAGCTTTTGCACTTGGTGTCTTGTGTAACCTATTAGTCTGTCTCGCTATTTGGCTTACTTTTAGTACTCAAAGCGCTGTAGGTAAAGCATTCATGGTCATGCTACCTGTTGCGATGTTTGTTAGTAGTGGCTTTGAACACTGTGTTGCCAATATGTTTATGGTACCTCTCGGTATTTTGATTCAAACGATCGCTCCACAGTCATTTTGGATACAAGTTGGAGCTGAAGCGAGTCAATATTCAGACCTCACTTTCGTTAACTTTATTACCGCAAACCTAATACCTGTCACCCTCGGAAACATTGTGGGAGGCGCAGTACTAGTTGGACTTTCAAACTGGTCTATCTATGTACGTCCAGAACTACAATCCGCACAATCTTTATCAATTAAAACAACAGAACTAACACCGTCACTTAAGGAACTTGCTATGAAAACTAATCTAACTGCTATCGATATCATGAATAAAGACTTTTATGCCGTACAAGCAGACATGCCAACTGAGCTAGCTATAGATGCACTTACAGACAGAAAACTTCAAGGTGCGCCTGTCGTCAATGTTCAAGGTAAATTAGTTGGGTTTTTCTCTGTTCATGACGCAATGGTAGACTTATGGTGTCAAGATTACTTACCTTCAAAGGGTCAGAAAGTCGTAGACCTAATGTCTAGAGATGTTGTAGCCGTAAACGAAGATGAATCTTTAGTTAACTTAGTTGAGTTCTTGTGTATCGACAAAGAGCAGCTTTATCCAACAACAGGAATGGGAATCGCTACTCAGTTTGCATCTCTTTCATTAGAAGAAAGAGCAAAAAGCATGAAGATAAATAAACCACAGACTCTACCAGTACTTCAAGATGGAGCACTTGTCGGTGTAGTATCTCGACTAGAAGTCATGACTGAATTGCGCACCATATACGGCGAGAAAATGAATATTGTTAATGATACTCAAGTATTAGAAACAGCATAA
- a CDS encoding PhnA domain-containing protein, producing the protein MSTEATMLERCESKCELCGAESALSPFIVSPHSQVTVDHAIMICETCNGQIENPETVDVNHWRCLNDSMWSPVPPVQVTAWRQLKKLSESEAWATDLLDMMYLEEDVAKWAEIGMDDDDEKPRDINGVELKKGDDVTVTKDLPVKGTNQVIKQGTVIRGISLGDDPRLVSGRANGQSMYVIAEFCRKK; encoded by the coding sequence ATGTCTACAGAAGCTACAATGCTCGAACGTTGCGAATCTAAATGTGAACTTTGTGGAGCAGAGTCTGCACTTAGTCCATTCATCGTTTCTCCGCATTCTCAAGTCACAGTTGATCACGCAATCATGATTTGTGAAACCTGTAATGGACAGATAGAAAATCCTGAAACCGTTGATGTTAATCATTGGCGTTGTTTAAACGACAGCATGTGGAGTCCTGTGCCCCCCGTTCAAGTAACGGCCTGGCGTCAACTTAAAAAACTTTCTGAATCGGAAGCTTGGGCTACTGACCTGCTTGATATGATGTATCTAGAAGAAGATGTTGCTAAGTGGGCGGAAATCGGTATGGACGATGACGATGAAAAACCACGTGACATTAACGGTGTTGAACTAAAAAAAGGTGACGACGTAACGGTAACTAAAGACCTTCCTGTTAAAGGAACCAATCAAGTCATTAAACAAGGCACCGTTATACGTGGTATAAGCCTTGGCGATGACCCTAGACTGGTTTCAGGTAGAGCAAACGGCCAATCTATGTATGTTATTGCAGAGTTCTGTCGTAAGAAATAG
- a CDS encoding SgrR family transcriptional regulator, translating to MSSPRLRTQFESLFEHFKGQDSDIQLDEIISILFCTRRNARIVLNKMADQGWIEWHPAAGRGNLSTIIFKRNQQDVSESLAKKYLDEGRIEQAFSVLKKDAGKLTKVIEDYLGVTHDEGLQYVRLPYYRQLSMLNPTKPHRRSEQNIIRQIFSGLTKLDENDQLQPDLAHTWESNDGKNWRFYLRPGVRFHNGDLLQVNHIVDSITILSGNCSFDKKFSTSNSGPHTLFGHIFAVSSPEAWVIDIALSVTDWHLPLLLAESNAKIMPPTEWISSKFDLIPIGTGPYKVKLNNEKRLVLEAFDNYFGYRPLVDVVEVWVIDQAYSSMVFPSLSNPIKGKSSDVDGVKLDPGCTFLLLNRKNGLAKDEHWANYFCSTLSSFNLYRLLPEETIIDLGLLPAYGLKPGWQHSRLGTDKCTPPSIERVTVAYHAQHPVFPALAKTIAKLLAKDKLIVEFKKYQHYLEDLTDVDIWLKPMGIGTDRDDALAGWLMNYSNVNEMSNSSDFVQWCGLVEGWRRDKNTQFPARKLGKALVESKQIIPLFHCWLGVNKEHCGTLQNATCNALGWFDFSGVWVKPKNTR from the coding sequence ATGAGTAGCCCAAGACTAAGAACACAGTTTGAATCTCTATTTGAACATTTCAAAGGTCAAGATAGTGACATTCAACTAGATGAAATCATCTCTATTCTATTTTGTACTCGGCGAAATGCTCGAATTGTTTTGAATAAAATGGCTGACCAAGGATGGATAGAATGGCACCCCGCAGCGGGACGTGGCAATTTATCTACAATTATTTTCAAAAGAAATCAGCAAGATGTCAGCGAAAGTTTAGCTAAGAAATATCTGGATGAGGGGCGAATAGAACAAGCATTTTCTGTTTTAAAAAAAGATGCAGGAAAATTAACAAAGGTAATCGAAGATTATTTAGGGGTAACCCATGATGAAGGTTTGCAGTACGTAAGGCTGCCATACTACCGTCAATTATCAATGCTTAACCCGACTAAGCCTCACAGACGCTCCGAGCAAAATATTATTCGTCAAATTTTTAGTGGCTTAACTAAATTAGATGAAAATGATCAACTTCAGCCGGATCTTGCTCATACTTGGGAATCAAATGATGGTAAGAATTGGCGGTTCTATTTAAGGCCAGGAGTACGTTTCCACAACGGTGATTTGTTGCAGGTAAATCATATAGTTGACTCTATTACCATTCTGTCTGGCAATTGCTCCTTCGATAAGAAGTTCTCAACAAGTAATAGTGGCCCACATACACTGTTCGGCCATATATTTGCAGTCAGTTCACCTGAAGCTTGGGTTATCGATATAGCCTTATCTGTTACAGATTGGCATTTACCCTTACTACTCGCAGAGTCTAACGCAAAAATAATGCCTCCAACTGAGTGGATCTCTAGTAAATTTGACTTAATCCCGATAGGTACTGGTCCCTATAAAGTGAAATTGAACAATGAAAAGCGCTTGGTCTTGGAAGCGTTCGATAATTATTTTGGTTACCGACCGTTAGTGGATGTTGTGGAAGTATGGGTTATAGATCAAGCCTATTCAAGTATGGTCTTTCCTAGCTTAAGTAACCCTATAAAAGGAAAATCATCGGACGTTGACGGAGTTAAGCTTGATCCTGGTTGCACTTTTTTGCTTTTGAATCGAAAAAATGGTTTGGCGAAAGATGAGCACTGGGCGAATTATTTTTGTTCAACCTTAAGCTCATTTAATTTGTATCGATTGCTGCCTGAAGAGACAATAATTGACCTTGGCTTACTACCTGCCTACGGTTTAAAACCGGGATGGCAGCATTCTAGATTGGGAACGGATAAGTGCACACCTCCATCGATAGAACGAGTGACCGTCGCTTATCATGCTCAGCATCCTGTTTTTCCAGCGCTAGCCAAAACAATAGCTAAATTACTGGCAAAAGATAAACTTATCGTTGAATTTAAAAAATATCAACATTATCTAGAAGACTTAACGGATGTTGATATTTGGCTTAAACCGATGGGAATAGGAACAGATAGAGATGATGCGTTAGCAGGTTGGCTTATGAATTATAGCAACGTTAATGAGATGAGTAATAGTTCGGATTTTGTTCAGTGGTGTGGACTTGTCGAAGGATGGAGACGCGATAAAAATACTCAATTTCCTGCGAGAAAACTTGGTAAGGCCCTCGTAGAGTCTAAGCAGATAATCCCGCTATTTCATTGTTGGTTAGGCGTAAACAAAGAACACTGCGGAACACTTCAGAACGCGACTTGCAATGCGCTTGGTTGGTTCGATTTTAGCGGGGTATGGGTAAAGCCCAAAAACACGCGTTAA
- a CDS encoding hotdog fold thioesterase translates to MSIWKKAISLDILNDSSKNTLIEHLKIEYSEIGGDSISAVMPVAHFTHQPLGMLHGGASVVLAETLGSVAANFSVSNEYYCVGLDINANHIRAMRHGVVTGKAQPIHIGATTQVWQINIVDERERLVCTSRLTIAVMKHKRANNVN, encoded by the coding sequence ATGTCTATTTGGAAAAAAGCGATCTCACTAGATATTCTTAACGATAGTTCAAAAAACACATTAATCGAACACCTAAAAATAGAATATTCAGAAATAGGGGGCGATTCTATCTCTGCAGTAATGCCTGTTGCCCACTTTACTCATCAACCACTGGGTATGCTACATGGCGGTGCATCTGTCGTACTTGCAGAAACACTCGGCTCTGTTGCTGCTAATTTTAGTGTGAGCAATGAGTATTATTGTGTTGGACTAGATATAAACGCAAATCATATAAGAGCGATGCGTCATGGCGTGGTAACCGGTAAAGCTCAGCCTATACACATAGGAGCGACAACACAGGTTTGGCAAATCAATATCGTTGATGAAAGAGAGCGTTTGGTTTGTACTAGCAGGTTGACTATAGCTGTTATGAAACATAAGCGAGCCAACAATGTTAATTGA
- a CDS encoding bifunctional metallophosphatase/5'-nucleotidase, whose amino-acid sequence MTKNNKPIRMMLAHINDTHSYFEPHSLQLNLSIDNQVISPYVSNGGFARIATRVNQLRNEASVLNREFMFFHAGDCFQGTLYFSLFKGKANADLLNALQIDAMALGNHELDMGNQPVAEFLDRINFPILAGNWDLSNESNDKSNRLSTKSNLYHYNLESKTARWITKDVQGEKIAIFGVSMDQMEEIANPDSDTRFVNTFETVKHTIKAIKSRGINKIILLSHLGFDVDIELAREVEGLALIIGGHSHTLQGDFTSLGLADNGDYGVVINQTRIVQSGLHAQAIGHCEIDFDADGTVSRFVGRNELLLGRRLCIDASLSEVNTDYLHEKAQAFLKDRSDVVICKKDPYVQSILQDKYIPKVRVLQQTIIGNVSMPLRHIRVPDEFGGSDIVPLVAKSFYYSMCNAGHDVQFAIHNAGGVRTSLNPGDISVADIAGKLLPFAVPIGVYYIKGKYLTQILEGAINNALNNGVTGTGSGSYPYCYNLDFKYEYSNNKGNRITDLQIKSSEGIWKKIECEQIYCGTSSAYTMKGKEGYSAILNMEGVGVVTQASMADCFIELLNSQLDALEKLTPELKN is encoded by the coding sequence ATGACTAAAAACAACAAACCAATTCGAATGATGTTGGCGCATATTAACGATACGCACTCTTACTTCGAACCACATTCACTTCAGCTCAATCTCAGTATAGATAATCAGGTGATTTCTCCATACGTGAGTAACGGTGGTTTTGCAAGAATAGCTACGCGCGTAAATCAGTTAAGAAATGAAGCGAGTGTATTAAATCGAGAATTCATGTTTTTTCATGCTGGAGACTGCTTCCAAGGAACGCTCTATTTTTCTTTGTTTAAAGGAAAAGCAAATGCGGATCTCTTAAACGCGTTGCAGATAGATGCAATGGCTCTTGGTAACCATGAATTGGATATGGGAAACCAACCTGTAGCGGAGTTTTTAGACAGAATAAATTTCCCGATTCTCGCTGGTAATTGGGATCTATCGAATGAGTCGAATGATAAGTCAAATAGGCTAAGTACAAAATCAAATTTATATCATTATAACCTAGAATCCAAAACCGCACGTTGGATCACTAAGGATGTCCAAGGCGAAAAAATCGCTATTTTTGGAGTATCAATGGATCAGATGGAAGAAATCGCAAATCCTGACTCTGATACACGATTCGTCAACACGTTTGAAACCGTGAAACATACAATTAAAGCCATCAAAAGCCGAGGTATTAACAAAATAATTTTATTGAGTCATCTTGGCTTCGATGTAGATATAGAATTGGCGAGAGAAGTCGAAGGGCTTGCATTAATTATTGGTGGACATTCACATACACTTCAAGGTGATTTTACCTCGTTAGGCTTGGCTGATAATGGAGACTATGGTGTTGTAATTAATCAAACTAGAATCGTTCAATCTGGACTGCATGCACAGGCGATAGGTCACTGTGAAATAGACTTTGATGCCGATGGAACAGTCAGTCGTTTCGTCGGTCGCAATGAGCTTCTTTTAGGACGCAGGTTATGTATAGATGCAAGTTTATCAGAAGTAAATACAGATTATCTGCACGAAAAAGCACAGGCTTTTTTAAAAGATCGTTCTGACGTTGTTATCTGCAAGAAAGATCCTTATGTTCAAAGTATATTGCAAGATAAATATATTCCTAAGGTAAGGGTACTTCAACAAACCATCATAGGGAATGTGTCTATGCCACTTCGGCACATTCGTGTGCCGGACGAGTTCGGTGGAAGCGATATTGTTCCATTGGTCGCAAAATCGTTTTATTACTCGATGTGTAACGCGGGACATGATGTTCAATTTGCAATACATAATGCAGGAGGGGTAAGAACATCCCTAAATCCAGGCGATATCTCTGTGGCAGATATTGCCGGAAAACTATTGCCTTTTGCCGTTCCAATTGGTGTTTACTATATCAAAGGTAAATACTTAACCCAGATATTGGAAGGGGCGATAAACAACGCGTTGAATAACGGTGTAACAGGAACAGGAAGTGGGAGTTACCCATACTGTTATAATCTTGATTTTAAATATGAATATTCAAATAATAAAGGAAATCGCATTACTGATTTACAGATCAAGTCTTCCGAAGGAATTTGGAAGAAAATCGAATGCGAGCAAATCTATTGTGGTACTTCATCTGCCTATACGATGAAGGGTAAAGAAGGGTATAGCGCAATATTAAATATGGAAGGTGTAGGAGTTGTGACCCAAGCATCTATGGCTGATTGCTTTATAGAATTACTTAATTCTCAACTAGATGCGTTAGAGAAACTTACACCCGAACTGAAAAATTGA
- a CDS encoding DUF3069 domain-containing protein, translating into MSTETNISTEEQSSDETLIDLSTVSAELRKVIEFDQVPEEMLNMVVSIHEVSEEAVREAWNSMPASAQNVLDNFEQFHALISVSQAFAGINFMEEFKTLDLPKDMNEQEQEDYRTQLLDQVLYNCVKDMVKQTKKARRDPILKRDFIEVFEK; encoded by the coding sequence ATGTCTACAGAAACTAATATTTCTACCGAAGAACAAAGCTCAGATGAAACTCTTATCGATCTTAGTACCGTATCCGCAGAACTTAGAAAAGTGATCGAGTTTGATCAGGTTCCTGAAGAAATGCTAAATATGGTCGTTTCCATACATGAAGTATCGGAAGAAGCCGTTAGAGAAGCTTGGAACAGCATGCCAGCAAGCGCACAAAATGTATTAGACAACTTTGAACAGTTTCATGCATTAATTTCGGTAAGCCAAGCATTTGCTGGTATTAACTTTATGGAAGAATTCAAAACGCTTGACTTACCAAAAGATATGAACGAGCAAGAACAAGAAGACTATCGGACTCAACTACTCGATCAGGTCCTTTATAACTGCGTTAAAGATATGGTTAAGCAGACAAAAAAGGCACGACGTGATCCGATACTAAAACGTGATTTTATCGAAGTATTTGAGAAATAG
- a CDS encoding YceI family protein codes for MKNILIKTGLALAVAMPFTANAADYTIDTKGAHASINFKVSHLGYSFIKGRFNTFDGDFSYDPNNVTASKIMVNVDTTSLDSNHAERDKHLRSADFINAGKFSDAKFVSSSVTDEGNGKLSVNGDLTLHGKTSPIVISAEFIGEGSDPWGGYRAGFVGTTTLQLSDFGIKAMGMAQTVDMELIVEGIKK; via the coding sequence ATGAAGAACATACTGATTAAAACGGGACTAGCATTAGCAGTAGCAATGCCTTTTACAGCTAACGCTGCCGACTACACCATCGACACAAAAGGTGCTCACGCATCGATTAACTTTAAAGTTAGTCACTTAGGTTACAGCTTTATTAAGGGACGATTTAATACATTTGATGGTGACTTTTCTTATGATCCTAATAATGTAACGGCATCAAAAATAATGGTTAATGTAGATACCACAAGCCTGGATTCAAATCATGCAGAACGAGATAAGCACCTACGTAGTGCCGATTTCATTAATGCTGGTAAGTTTTCGGACGCTAAATTTGTCAGCTCTTCAGTGACCGATGAAGGGAATGGTAAGTTGTCAGTGAACGGTGACTTAACCTTACATGGAAAAACAAGTCCGATAGTTATTTCTGCCGAGTTTATCGGGGAGGGTTCAGACCCTTGGGGGGGCTATCGCGCAGGTTTTGTAGGAACAACAACGTTACAGCTTAGTGACTTCGGGATAAAAGCGATGGGTATGGCGCAGACAGTAGATATGGAGCTCATTGTTGAAGGTATTAAAAAATAG
- a CDS encoding cold-shock protein → MSEKVNGIVKWFNQDKGFGFITPENGGKDVFVHFSAISGTGRRNLEDGQHVSFVVTDGQKGPQAEDVSVI, encoded by the coding sequence ATGAGTGAAAAAGTCAACGGCATAGTAAAATGGTTCAACCAAGATAAGGGATTTGGATTCATCACACCAGAAAATGGTGGCAAAGATGTATTCGTTCATTTTTCAGCTATCAGTGGTACTGGTCGAAGAAACCTTGAAGATGGCCAACATGTGTCGTTTGTCGTAACAGATGGGCAGAAGGGCCCACAAGCAGAAGACGTAAGCGTTATTTAA
- a CDS encoding LysR substrate-binding domain-containing protein yields the protein MRYSLKQLAVFEAVAHTGSVSLAADKLSLTQSATSMSLAQLEKMLGRPLFERQGKRMALTHWGMWLRPKAKKLLQDAQQIELGFVEQHLISGEIGLCASQTPAEHLVPELISTIDNDFPEIRINLEVKSTDGVIESVLNYKNDLGIIEGRCDDTRIHQETWCRDHLTVVVSAHHPFARRDTVSLAQLEQAKWVLRELGSGTRKIFDSSIHRLIADLDVWREYEHVPVLRSMVANGPYLTCLPYLDVEKHIESGSLVALNVPELKMERTLSFIWRADMADNPLATCIKREGLRMMKGKPSVF from the coding sequence ATGCGTTACTCCTTAAAACAACTTGCTGTATTTGAAGCCGTTGCTCATACCGGTAGTGTCAGCCTGGCCGCAGACAAACTTTCCTTGACTCAATCGGCTACAAGCATGTCATTAGCACAGCTTGAAAAGATGCTTGGCAGGCCCTTGTTCGAAAGGCAGGGGAAACGTATGGCACTGACACACTGGGGGATGTGGCTTCGTCCAAAAGCCAAAAAGCTATTGCAGGATGCTCAACAGATAGAACTTGGTTTTGTCGAGCAGCATTTAATTAGCGGTGAGATCGGTCTATGCGCAAGCCAAACTCCAGCGGAGCACCTTGTCCCAGAGCTTATCAGTACTATTGATAACGACTTTCCTGAAATTAGAATTAATCTTGAAGTCAAAAGTACTGACGGTGTTATAGAAAGTGTTTTAAATTACAAAAATGATTTAGGCATAATAGAAGGACGTTGCGACGACACCAGAATTCATCAGGAAACTTGGTGTAGAGACCATTTGACAGTCGTTGTATCTGCACATCATCCATTTGCTAGAAGAGATACCGTAAGTCTAGCCCAGCTAGAGCAAGCGAAATGGGTCTTGCGCGAACTAGGTTCAGGTACCCGCAAAATTTTTGATAGCTCGATTCATCGTTTGATCGCTGATCTTGATGTTTGGCGTGAGTACGAGCACGTACCGGTTCTTCGGAGTATGGTCGCTAATGGCCCTTATCTAACGTGCTTACCTTATTTGGATGTTGAAAAACATATTGAGAGTGGAAGTTTGGTTGCCCTAAACGTTCCAGAACTAAAAATGGAAAGAACACTCTCTTTTATCTGGAGAGCTGATATGGCCGATAATCCATTGGCAACCTGTATTAAAAGAGAAGGGCTAAGAATGATGAAAGGAAAACCGAGCGTTTTCTAA
- a CDS encoding cytochrome b, whose product MSSEVKNYNLLARLLHWGSALIIFGMFAVGLWMVDLNYYSSWYQTAPHWHKSIGVLLALITIIRIIWKLVSAAPKIEGSALEKMSAHAVHRLLYVLMFVLFISGYLISTSDGRGVEVFDWFTVVGLGEWFPNQSDISGIVHYYSAIILIGFAVLHAAAAIKHHIVDKDNTLRKMIGASK is encoded by the coding sequence ATGTCTTCTGAAGTTAAAAACTATAACCTGTTAGCTAGATTGCTCCATTGGGGCTCAGCTTTGATTATATTTGGTATGTTTGCCGTTGGGTTATGGATGGTTGATCTGAATTACTACAGCAGTTGGTATCAGACTGCTCCTCATTGGCATAAATCAATTGGCGTTTTACTCGCGTTGATAACGATTATTCGCATCATTTGGAAGCTTGTTTCTGCTGCTCCCAAAATAGAAGGGTCTGCCCTTGAAAAAATGAGCGCACACGCTGTTCACCGGTTGCTATATGTACTTATGTTTGTCTTGTTTATATCGGGATACTTAATTTCTACTTCAGATGGTAGAGGGGTAGAAGTATTTGATTGGTTTACGGTTGTCGGCTTGGGGGAATGGTTTCCTAATCAATCTGATATCTCGGGAATAGTACATTACTACAGTGCAATCATACTTATTGGTTTTGCCGTTTTACATGCGGCAGCCGCAATTAAACATCACATTGTTGATAAAGACAATACGCTACGAAAAATGATAGGAGCATCAAAATGA
- a CDS encoding DUF3389 domain-containing protein: MLIEFTAGKIIANQHEVVVRLVGDQMVTMQAQIDAIQLIGKGANVVLANAGECKWSIKLDSESQLLALSQVVGIAVE, encoded by the coding sequence ATGTTAATTGAGTTCACAGCCGGAAAAATAATCGCGAACCAACATGAGGTTGTGGTCAGGTTAGTGGGTGATCAGATGGTTACAATGCAGGCACAGATTGATGCAATACAGCTCATTGGGAAAGGGGCAAATGTTGTGCTTGCTAATGCGGGGGAGTGCAAATGGTCTATTAAACTAGATAGTGAATCACAACTGTTAGCGTTGTCGCAAGTTGTTGGTATTGCGGTGGAATAG
- a CDS encoding ATP-binding protein produces the protein MDNKLILIRGLPGSGKSTLARNYVDNKINPLIHLETDMYFLDKQGVYRFEAKQLSNAHRWCQSKTKEALLLGSSVVVSNTFVQRWEMKPYIQMAKQLEVTLDVVVCRKNYGSIHNIPLETINRMRKKWQE, from the coding sequence ATGGACAATAAACTAATCTTGATACGTGGTTTGCCAGGTTCAGGAAAAAGTACATTAGCAAGAAATTATGTTGATAATAAAATCAACCCTTTAATACATTTAGAAACAGACATGTATTTTTTAGATAAACAGGGTGTTTATCGCTTCGAAGCGAAACAACTTTCTAATGCTCACCGGTGGTGTCAATCTAAAACAAAAGAGGCACTGCTACTTGGGTCTTCAGTTGTTGTCTCCAATACGTTTGTGCAGCGCTGGGAAATGAAACCATACATACAAATGGCCAAACAACTAGAGGTTACGTTAGACGTGGTGGTTTGCCGTAAAAACTATGGAAGCATACATAACATACCGTTAGAAACGATAAATCGAATGAGAAAAAAGTGGCAGGAATAA
- a CDS encoding DUF1097 domain-containing protein — MSVLLAIAITTGILSGVWGWLSISLGLITWAGFLGCTSYFASPKDGISGLGTSLLTNMTGVFWAMVIIQASNLVAMEIIGYVVTGLVAFMMCIQAKKAWLSYIPGTFIGSCATFAADGNWKLVIPSIIVGAIFGYLMKASGIMLKERLDKKEPGFHSIEGAESAR; from the coding sequence ATGAGTGTATTACTGGCGATAGCGATTACAACTGGTATTCTTTCTGGCGTTTGGGGGTGGTTATCAATTAGCTTAGGTTTAATCACTTGGGCTGGATTTTTAGGTTGTACTAGTTACTTCGCATCACCAAAAGACGGAATCAGTGGATTGGGAACAAGCCTCTTAACCAATATGACGGGTGTATTTTGGGCGATGGTCATTATACAAGCGTCCAATTTAGTTGCAATGGAAATCATAGGTTACGTTGTCACTGGTCTCGTTGCTTTCATGATGTGTATACAAGCAAAAAAAGCCTGGTTGAGTTATATTCCTGGTACATTCATTGGGTCTTGCGCAACATTTGCCGCTGATGGAAATTGGAAACTAGTTATTCCTTCTATTATCGTAGGCGCTATTTTTGGTTACCTAATGAAAGCATCAGGTATTATGCTGAAAGAAAGGCTTGATAAAAAAGAGCCTGGGTTCCATTCAATCGAGGGTGCAGAATCCGCACGTTAG